The following are encoded together in the Onychostoma macrolepis isolate SWU-2019 chromosome 03, ASM1243209v1, whole genome shotgun sequence genome:
- the si:dkey-204f11.3 gene encoding LOW QUALITY PROTEIN: uncharacterized protein si:dkey-204f11.3 (The sequence of the model RefSeq protein was modified relative to this genomic sequence to represent the inferred CDS: substituted 1 base at 1 genomic stop codon), protein MEDFQFEIPEIEIPEIEVPEGDFCDVEMEMDYELEMEGDNGEGIEDEESETKRASRPKAGNPKHQIQYNHQMQQNRQILQNLQGPRKVXVKVKDYSRCSVFTITFCNCLFLGTAALICSLKAMNRKYRRDIKGAKKFSRRALAANICAIITTIITIILVSLFAGPAFFYYRGC, encoded by the exons ATGGAAGATTTTCAATTTGAAATTCCAGAAATTGAAATTCCGGAAATTGAAGTTCCAGAAGGGGACTTTTGTGATGTAGAGATGGAAATGGATTATGAATTAGAGATGGAGGGTGATAATGGGGAGGGCATAGAAGATGAAGAATCTGAGACTAAAAGAGCATCTCGCCCAAAAGCTGGAAATCCAAAACACCAAATCCAATACAACCACCAAATGCAGCAAAACCGTCAAATCCTGCAAAACCTCCAAGGTCCTCGCAAAGTCTAAGTAAAAGTGAAAGACTACTCACGCTGTTCTGTGTTCACCATCACCTTCTGCAACTGCCTGTTTCTGGGTACGGCTGCATTGATATGCTCCTTGAAG GCAATGAATAGGAAGTATAGGAGAGACATCAAAGGAGCAAAGAAATTCAGTCGCCGTGCTCTGGCTGCCAATATTTGTGCCATCATTACGACTATCATCACCATAattcttgtttctctttttgCTGGACCTGCTTTTTTTTACTATAGGGGatgttaa